A single region of the Vicia villosa cultivar HV-30 ecotype Madison, WI linkage group LG4, Vvil1.0, whole genome shotgun sequence genome encodes:
- the LOC131595136 gene encoding copper-transporting ATPase RAN1-like, whose protein sequence is MAHADVRDLQLTFLPAGRKITATDDSDDLEHALLLDSRDGVDDERRRIQVRISGMTCTACSNSIESALKAVDGVLSASVALLQNKADVVFNPAMLKDEDIKNAIEGAGFEADILPDSNGLGNTPHETLVGQFTIGGMTCAACVNSVEGILRSLPGVKKAVVALATSLGEVEYDPSVISKDDIVNAIEDSGFEASFVQSNEQDKIIFGVVGAYSLIDAQVIEDMLSNMKGVRQFNFDRISGELDVLFDPQVLSPRSLVDGIHMESNGKFELHVKSPYSRMASKVVEETSTIFRVFISSLLLSVPLFFMKVVCPHIPFMYSLLLRRCGPFLMRDWVKWALVSVIQFGIGKRFYIAAGRALRNGSTNMDVLIVVGTTTSYVYSVYALLYGALTGFWSPTYFETSAMLITFVLLGKYLEVLAKGKTSDAIKKLVELAPATALLIINDKDGKSFEEREIDSLLVQPGDTLKTLPGTKIPADGIVTWGSSYVNESMVTGESVPVLKEVNGSVIGGTINMHGVLHIKVTKVGSDTVLSQIISLVETAQMSKAPIQKFADYVASIFVPTVVSLALLTFLGWYIAGAVGAYPETWLPENGNHFVFALMFSISVVVIACPCALGLATPTAVMVGTGVGANNGVLIKGGDALERAQMVKYVIFDKTGTLTQGKASVTTSKVFTGMQRGEFLKLVASAEASSEHPLAKAVLAYARHFHFFDDSSATTQNDVKSGWLFDVTDFSALPGRGVRCSINGRHILVGNRTLMVENDIDISKEVENFVVELERNAQTGILVSYDNILIGALGVADPLKREASVVIERLQKMGVIPVMVTGDNWRTANAVAKEVGIQDVRAEVMPAGKADIVRLFQMDGSIVAMVGDGINDSPALAAADVGMAIGAGTDVAIEAANFVLMRNNLEDVITAIHLSRKTFDRIRLNYVFAMAYNVVAIPVAAGVLYPSLGIKLPPWVSGACMALSSVSVVCSSLLLKRYRRPILPTVPEIVVE, encoded by the exons GATGAAGACATTAAAAATGCAATTGAAGGTGCAGGGTTCGAAGCAGATATATTACCCGACTCCAATGGACTTGGAAATACTCCACATGAAACCCTGGTAGGACAGTTCACAATTGGAGGTATGACATGTGCAGCCTGTGTAAATTCTGTTGAAGGTATTTTAAGAAGTCTTCCAGGGGTTAAAAAGGCCGTGGTAGCTTTGGCTACTTCGTTAGGCGAAGTTGAATATGATCCAAGTGTAATTAGTAAAGATGATATAGTCAATGCAATCGAAGATTCTGGCTTTGAAGCCTCGTTTGTACAGAGCAATGAGCAGGATAAAATAATTTTTGGAGTTGTTGGTGCGTACAGTCTAATAGATGCACAAGTCATAGAAGACATGCTTAGTAACATGAAAGGAGTAAGGCAGTTTAATTTTGACCGGATATCGGGTGAATTAGATGTTCTATTCGATCCTCAAGTTCTCAGTCCAAGGTCCTTAGTTGATGGGATCCACATGGAAAGCAATGGAAAGTTTGAATTACATGTTAAAAGCCCTTATTCAAGGATGGCTTCTAAAGTTGTTGAAGAAACCTCAACTATATTTCGGGTCTTTATCTCCAGCCTTTTACTTAGT GTTCCCCTCTTCTTCATGAAGGTAGTTTGTCCTCATATTCCATTTATGTATTCCTTGTTACTTCGGCGATGTGGGCCTTTTCTCATGCGTGATTGGGTGAAATGGGCATTAGTTAGTGTCATCCAATTTGGAATTGGGAAGCGCTTTTATATTGCAGCTGGAAGGGCTCTTAGAAATGGTTCAACAAACATGGATGTCTTGATTGTTGTGGGAACTACCACTTCTTACGTTTATTCTGTTTATGCTCTTCTATATGGTGCTCTTACTGGATTTTGGTCCCCAACTTACTTTGAAACAAGTGCTATGCTTATAACATTTGTTTTGTTGGGGAAGTATTTGGAAGTCCTTGCTAAGGGAAAGACATCTGATGCCATCAAGAAATTAGTAGAACTTGCTCCTGCAACagctttattaattattaatgataaaG ATGGTAAGTCTTTTGAAGAAAGAGAAATTGATTCTTTGCTTGTTCAACCTGGTGACACATTGAAAACTCTTCCTGGTACAAAGATTCCTGCTGATGGTATTGTTACTTGGGGCTCAAGTTATGTAAATGAGAGCATGGTAACCGGTGAATCTGTACCTGTTTTGAAGGAGGTGAATGGTTCTGTTATTGGGGGTACAATAAATATGCATGGCGTCCTTCACATTAAAGTTACTAAAGTAGGATCTGATACAGTTTTGAGTCAGATAATAAGTTTGGTTGAAACAGCACAGATGTCCAAAGCTCCCATTCAGAAGTTTGCTGATTAT GTAGCAAGCATATTTGTTCCGACCGTTGTTTCTTTGGCCTTGTTGACATTTTTGGGTTG GTATATTGCTGGAGCTGTTGGAGCTTACCCAGAAACATGGCTGCCAGAAAATGGAAATCACTTTGTGTTTGCCCTAATGTTCTCAATATCTGTAGTGGTGATTGCATGTCCATGTGCACTTGGCCTAGCAACACCAACAGCCGTCATGGTGGGAACAGGGGTTGGGGCTAACAATGGTGTATTAATTAAAGGAGGAGATGCCTTGGAAAGGGCTCAGATGGTGAAGTATGTGATATTTGATAAAACAGGCACTCTAACTCAGGGAAAAGCCAGTGTTACTACTTCCAAAGTATTCACTGGAATGCAACGTGGGGAATTTCTTAAATTGGTGGCTTCTGCTGAG GCTAGCAGTGAACACCCACTAGCAAAAGCAGTATTAGCATATGCACGCCATTTTCATTTCTTCGATGATTCTTCAGCTACTACACAGAATGATGTGAAGTCTGGGTGGCTTTTTGATGTCACAGACTTCTCTGCTCTCCCAGGAAGAGGTGTTCGATGCTCTATAAACGGGAGGCATATTTTG GTTGGCAACAGGACGTTGATGGTGGAAAATGATATTGATATTTCAAAAGAAGTGGAAAATTTTGTTGTTGAGCTGGAACGAAATGCGCAGACAGGGATACTAGTATCATATGATAATATATTGATCGGAGCTTTGGGGGTTGCAGACCCACTAAAAAGAGAAGCTTCTGTGGTTATAGAGCGCCTCCAGAAAATGGGTGTCATACCTGTTATGGTTACAGGAGATAACTGGAGAACAGCTAATGCTGTTGCCAAGGAG GTTGGCATCCAAGATGTGAGAGCAGAGGTGATGCCTGCGGGGAAAGCTGACATTGTTCGTttattccaaatggatggaaGCATAGTTGCAATGGTGGGCGATGGTATCAACGATTCTCCAGCATTAGCTGCTGCTGACGTTGGCATGGCAATTGGGGCTGGAACTGATGTTGCAATAGAAGCTGCTAACTTTGTGTTGATGAGAAATAACTTGGAAGATGTGATCACAGCCATCCATCTTTCTCGGAAAACGTTTGACCGTATTAGATTGAATTACGTATTCGCGATGGCTTATAATGTCGTTGCTATACCAGTTGCAGCTGGGGTTTTATATCCTTCATTAGGTATCAAGCTGCCACCATGGGTTTCTGGTGCATGCATGGCTCTGTCTTCTGTAAGTGTTGTATGCTCTTCTTTGCTTCTTAAAAGGTATAGAAGACCCATACTTCCCACAGTTCCTGAAATAGTTGTAGAATAA
- the LOC131599623 gene encoding VQ motif-containing protein 22-like: protein MSNTTMTASTDQYWMQIYQQPLMEDHHAIENFSDSTVMTTNPLPSQTTVMSPTNSYSNNTSDQLTPKSGNVSKPIRRRSRASKRTPTTLLNANTTNFRQLVQQFTGCPSTSLSSSLSSLGVRKGPITLNFQQGSSKQNIQHDTSSTTARLMPQFSSTSYNQVSRPFPLKMNQIQVAQQQQNGYNSYDYVNNNSFGSNSGNIDVSDGLVVDNDFGLHDLSVNAFSNDTFM, encoded by the coding sequence ATGAGTAATACCACTATGACTGCTTCTACTGATCAATATTGGATGCAAATCTATCAGCAACCTCTCATGGAAGATCATCATGCTATAGAAAATTTCTCTGATTCAACTGTCATGACAACAAATCCTCTCCCATCACAAACCACGGTTATGAGTCCAACAAATTCATACTCAAACAACACTAGTGACCAATTGACACCAAAGAGTGGTAATGTATCCAAACCTATCAGAAGAAGATCTAGAGCTTCTAAGAGAACACCAACAACACTTCTTAATGCAAACACAACAAATTTCAGACAACTTGTGCAGCAATTCACAGGTTGTCCTAGTACTAGTCTCTCGTCGTCGTTGTCGTCGCTAGGTGTTCGTAAAGGACCTATTACCTTAAACTTTCAACAAGGTAGTAGCAAACAGAATATTCAACAtgatacatcatcaacaacaGCTAGGTTAATGCCACAGTTTAGTAGCACAAGTTATAATCAAGTTTCTAGGCCGTTTCCATTGAAGATGAATCAAATTCAAGTGGCTCAGCAACAGCAGAATGGTTATAACTCATATGATTATGTCAATAACAACAGTTTTGGTTCGAATTCGGGTAACATAGATGTTTCTGATGGATTGGTTGTGGATAATGATTTTGGTTTGCATGATCTATCTGTGAATGCATTCTCTAATGATACTTTTATGTAA